The proteins below are encoded in one region of Desulfatiglans anilini DSM 4660:
- a CDS encoding glycerol dehydrogenase: MLKKAVFPGKYIQGPHAITELPSLITLLGHQGLILASPSVLDKVLPRCAIDLNAEGIHTELFRGECCEEEVGRIGAILSEKQVDVLVGMGGGKTIDTAKIAADRANRPVIVIPTIASTDAPCSGCAVLYSSDGVFEAVHYQKANPAAVLVDVDIIAAAPTRFLVAGMGDALATWFEARSCSRTQSVNECGGRSTTAGLHIAKLCYETLLAYGSAARIAAERRIVTPALEHIVEANILLSGLGFESAGLAAAHAIHNGLTALAETHSFYHGEKVAFGVLAGLQLSDASMDESATVFAFCEDVGLPTTLADIGLGNADPERLMEAAEKACAPDQPIHHEAGITTPEKVLNAMLAADAAGKARKSDAVCSARRQPSAKP, translated from the coding sequence ATGTTGAAGAAGGCTGTTTTTCCAGGCAAATACATCCAGGGTCCCCATGCGATCACCGAGCTGCCCTCGTTGATCACATTGCTGGGTCATCAGGGGCTGATACTGGCTTCGCCCTCGGTTCTGGATAAGGTGCTCCCTCGATGCGCCATAGATCTGAACGCGGAAGGCATCCACACCGAGCTGTTCCGCGGCGAGTGCTGCGAGGAGGAAGTGGGCCGGATCGGCGCGATTCTGTCGGAAAAACAGGTTGATGTGCTGGTCGGGATGGGTGGGGGAAAAACCATTGACACCGCGAAGATAGCCGCTGATCGGGCGAACAGACCCGTGATCGTCATCCCCACTATCGCTTCGACCGATGCTCCGTGCAGCGGATGTGCAGTGCTGTACTCGAGTGATGGGGTCTTTGAAGCCGTGCACTATCAAAAAGCCAACCCCGCGGCGGTTCTCGTCGATGTGGACATCATCGCAGCGGCCCCGACCCGGTTCCTGGTGGCGGGCATGGGCGACGCACTGGCCACCTGGTTCGAAGCCAGGTCCTGCAGCCGCACCCAATCGGTGAACGAGTGCGGCGGACGCAGCACAACTGCCGGGCTTCACATCGCCAAACTCTGTTATGAAACCCTGCTGGCCTATGGTTCGGCCGCCCGGATCGCCGCCGAAAGGCGCATCGTCACACCCGCTCTGGAGCACATCGTCGAGGCGAATATCCTGTTGAGCGGTCTGGGGTTCGAAAGCGCCGGATTGGCGGCGGCACATGCCATACACAATGGTTTGACCGCCCTGGCGGAAACCCATTCATTCTACCATGGCGAAAAAGTAGCCTTTGGCGTTTTAGCCGGGCTCCAGCTTTCAGATGCCTCCATGGACGAGTCGGCAACGGTTTTTGCCTTCTGTGAAGACGTCGGGTTGCCGACCACGCTTGCAGACATCGGGCTCGGGAACGCCGATCCGGAAAGACTGATGGAAGCAGCGGAAAAAGCGTGTGCTCCCGACCAGCCCATCCATCACGAAGCGGGGATCACGACCCCCGAAAAAGTCCTGAATGCGATGCTTGCGGCAGATGCTGCAGGCAAGGCGAGGAAAAGCGACGCCGTGTGCTCGGCAAGACGGCAGCCGAGCGCAAAGCCATGA